The following are encoded together in the Malaya genurostris strain Urasoe2022 chromosome 3, Malgen_1.1, whole genome shotgun sequence genome:
- the LOC131436121 gene encoding spermine oxidase-like isoform X2, translated as MNPRIVIIGAGAAGVAAATKLIQKGYKNLTVLEAENRIGGRIFTIPFAANVVDLGAQWCHGEANNVCYELGSKLNVFDSSSAKYDNFVLTKSDSSQVPLEQSEKLMGLIWSTLDSHKNELSHYRGSLGSFIVEKFRSALETPDYADIDHETAYQFLEFFHKFENSIEASDSWFDTSGSGYLHYRECDGDSLLNFRDKGYRTILEILMKRHPFSATNDPINLEDYTCFDKVVTNICWNSGSDNIVSIRCVDNTVYDADHVICTVSLGVLKERYETLFSPELPAIKKNAIRGLTIGTVDKLFLEFEKPFWPEGWQGVSLLWNKDDLEEIRSSTNSWMEDIFGFYVVDYQPNILCGWISGKNARRMERASEENVRKTCLFLLRKFLRNFTIPEPVSFRRSQWYSNPNFRGSYSFRSLTTDLLNTSAEHLALPLFSACGIPVVQFAGEATHNHYYSTVHGAIETGWREANRLVSFYERKAHL; from the exons ATGAATCCTAGAATTGTAATTATTGGTGCAGGAGCTGCTGGCGTTGCAGCTGCCACGAAGCTGATTCAGAAAGGATACAAAAATCTTACAGTTTTGGAAGCCGAAAATCGAATAGGTGGCAGGATTTTTACAATTCCCTTTGCAGCAAATGTTGTGGATTTAGGAGCCCAATG GTGCCACggcgaagcaaataatgtctgtTACGAACTAGGCTCAAAGTTGAATGTATTCGATTCCAGCTCAGCAAAGTATGATAATTTTGTGCTAACCAAATCCGATTCCAGTCAGGTACCATTAGAGCAAAGTGAAAAACTAATGGGTTTAATTTGGTCAACTTTGGATTCACACAAAAATGAGCTAAGCCACTATCGCGGATCTCTTGGCTCATTTATCGTTGAGAAGTTTAGGTCAGCCTTGGAAACGCCAGACTACGCAGATATCGATCATGAAACTGCCTACCAGTTCCTGGAGTTCTTCCACAAATTCGAGAATTCGATAGAAGCTTCTGATAGTTGGTTCGACACGTCGGGTTCCGGATATCTTCACTACCGAGAGTGCGACGGTGATAGTCTTTTAAACTTCAGAGATAAGGGCTACAGGACAATTTTAGAAATACTCATG AAACGGCATCCTTTCTCTGCCACTAACGATCCAATCAATCTGGAAGATTACACTTGTTTCGATAAAGTAGTTACAAACATCTGCTGGAATTCTGGTTCAGATAATATAGTGTCAATCCGATGCGTGGATAATACAGTGTACGATGCAGATCACGTTATCTGTACGGTTTCACTCGGTGTACTGAAGGAACGTTACGAAACCCTGTTCAGTCCAGAACTACCAGCCATTAAGAAAAACGCCATTCGAGGACTGACAATTGGAACGGTTGATAAACTGTTCCTAGAATTTGAGAAACCGTTCTGGCCTGAAGGTTGGCAAGGAGTCAGTCTTCTCTGGAATAAAGATGATCTTGAAGAGATTCGTAGTTCAACGAACAGTTGGATGGAAGATATATTCGGCTTCTATGTTGTCGATTACCAACCCAATATTCTGTGTGGGTGGATCTCCGGTAAAAACGCCCGACGAATGGAACGAGCCAGTGAGGAAAATGTTCGCAAGACGTGTTtgtttttgctaagaaaatTTTTACGAAATTTCACCATCCCGGAACCGGTGTCCTTCAGGCGTTCCCAATGGTACTCGAACCCGAATTTCCGTGGTTCGTATTCATTCCGCTCACTGACGACGGATTTGTTGAATACTTCGGCGGAACATTTGGCGCTTCCACTGTTCAGTGCCTGCGGAATTCCAgttgttcagtttgctggagAAGCCACCCACAATCACTATTACTCCACAGTGCACGGTGCAATAGAAACTGGATGGCGTGAAGCGAACCGACTGGTTAGTTTTTATGAAAG GAAAGCACATCTCTGA
- the LOC131439150 gene encoding hexokinase type 2 isoform X2: MDLVKPFINLHVDGVSKEIREQCQELILTDRQVEELMRRVLIEINRGLRKETQPTADVKCFITYVQDLPNGKEKGKFLALDLGGTNFRVLLIHLKDEHDFEMLSKIYAIPQSIMLGSGTQLFDHIAECLANFMKEHSVYDERLPLGFTFSFPLTQLGLTKGILARWTKGFNCEGVVGEDVVQLLKDAIARRGDVAITVMAILNDSTGTLMSCAHSNRNCRIGVIIGTGSNACYVEKVENCENFDGYKDPSKKHVLINTEWGAFGDNGALDFVRTEYDREIDSHSINRGKQIQEKMISGMYMGELARLAIVKFTKAGLLFGGVGSDILFKRGQFFTKYVSEIESDKPGTYNYCRDVLDELGLEHATDEDCANVRFICECVSSRAAHLVSAGIAALINKMDEKSVTVGVDGSVYRFHPKFHDLMTQKIRQFVKPDISFDLMLSEDGSGRGAALVAAVACRDAH, translated from the exons ATCCGTGAACAATGCCAGGAGCTGATATTGACAGACAGACAGGTTGAGGAACTGATGCGACGGGTTCTCATCGAAATCAACCGTGGCCTGCGAAAGGAAACACAACCGACGGCAGATGTCAAGTGTTTCATTACCTACGTTCAGGACCTACCAAATGGAAAAG AAAAGGGCAAATTTCTGGCACTCGATCTTGGCGGTACCAACTTTCGAGTGTTGCTGATTCACCTCAAGGATGAGCATGACTTCGAGATGCTGTCGAAAATCTATGCCATTCCACAGAGTATTATGCTTGGCAGTGGGACCCAGCTATTCGATCATATTGCGGAGTGTTTAGCCAATTTCATGAAG GAACATTCAGTGTACGACGAGCGGTTACCTCTGGGCTTCACATTTTCATTCCCACTGACACAACTCGGTCTGACCAAGGGTATTCTGGCTCGATGGACGAAAGGGTTCAATTGTGAAGGTGTCGTCGGTGAGGATgtagttcagctgttgaaagacGCCATTGCCAGACGAGGG GACGTTGCAATAACTGTGATGGCAATCTTAAACGACTCCACCGGAACGCTTATGTCGTGTGCGCACAGTAATCGCAATTGTAGAATAGGAGTGATAATTG GAACCGGCAGTAACGCATGCTACGTGGAAAAGGTAGAAAACTGCGAAAACTTCGATGGCTACAAGGATCCTAGCAAGAAACACGTACTAATCAATACCGAGTGGGGTGCATTCGGTGACAACGGTGCGCTGGATTTTGTGCGGACAGAGTACGATCGCGAGATCGATAGTCACAGTATAAATCGAGGCAAACAGAT aCAGGAAAAAATGATCTCCGGAATGTATATGGGCGAGCTGGCTCGCCTAGCCATCGTAAAATTCACCAAAGCCGGTTTACTGTTCGGTGGAGTCGGTTCCGACATTCTGTTCAAGCGCGGCCAGTTCTTCACTAAATATGtgtcagaaattgagtctgaCAAACCTGGAACCTACAACTACTGCCGAGATGTGCTGGATGAGTTGGGTCTGGAACACGCAACTGATGAGGATTGTGCGAACGTACGCTTCATCTGTGAGTGCGTATCGAGCAGAGCCGCACATCTCGTGTCCGCCGGAATTGCTGCCCTCATTAATAAAATGGACGAGAAAAGTGTAACG GTCGGTGTTGACGGTTCCGTGTATCGTTTCCACCCAAAATTCCATGATCTGATGACGCAGAAAATCAGACAATTCGTCAAACCTGACATTAGCTTCGACCTGATGCTGTCAGAGGATGGTTCCGGACGAGGTGCGGCACTGGTTGCCGCCGTTGCCTGTAGAGATGCACACTAA
- the LOC131439150 gene encoding hexokinase type 2 isoform X1 — MDLVKPFINLHVDGVSKEIREQCQELILTDRQVEELMRRVLIEINRGLRKETQPTADVKCFITYVQDLPNGKEKGKFLALDLGGTNFRVLLIHLKDEHDFEMLSKIYAIPQSIMLGSGTQLFDHIAECLANFMKEHSVYDERLPLGFTFSFPLTQLGLTKGILARWTKGFNCEGVVGEDVVQLLKDAIARRGDVQIDICAILNDTTGTLMSCAWKNHNCRIGLIVGTGSNACYVEKVENCENFDGYKDPSKKHVLINTEWGAFGDNGALDFVRTEYDREIDSHSINRGKQIQEKMISGMYMGELARLAIVKFTKAGLLFGGVGSDILFKRGQFFTKYVSEIESDKPGTYNYCRDVLDELGLEHATDEDCANVRFICECVSSRAAHLVSAGIAALINKMDEKSVTVGVDGSVYRFHPKFHDLMTQKIRQFVKPDISFDLMLSEDGSGRGAALVAAVACRDAH, encoded by the exons ATCCGTGAACAATGCCAGGAGCTGATATTGACAGACAGACAGGTTGAGGAACTGATGCGACGGGTTCTCATCGAAATCAACCGTGGCCTGCGAAAGGAAACACAACCGACGGCAGATGTCAAGTGTTTCATTACCTACGTTCAGGACCTACCAAATGGAAAAG AAAAGGGCAAATTTCTGGCACTCGATCTTGGCGGTACCAACTTTCGAGTGTTGCTGATTCACCTCAAGGATGAGCATGACTTCGAGATGCTGTCGAAAATCTATGCCATTCCACAGAGTATTATGCTTGGCAGTGGGACCCAGCTATTCGATCATATTGCGGAGTGTTTAGCCAATTTCATGAAG GAACATTCAGTGTACGACGAGCGGTTACCTCTGGGCTTCACATTTTCATTCCCACTGACACAACTCGGTCTGACCAAGGGTATTCTGGCTCGATGGACGAAAGGGTTCAATTGTGAAGGTGTCGTCGGTGAGGATgtagttcagctgttgaaagacGCCATTGCCAGACGAGGG GATGTTCAAATCGACATATGTGCCATTCTCAACGATACCACCGGCACTCTGATGTCCTGCGCTTGGAAGAATCACAACTGTAGAATTGGATTGATCGTCG GAACCGGCAGTAACGCATGCTACGTGGAAAAGGTAGAAAACTGCGAAAACTTCGATGGCTACAAGGATCCTAGCAAGAAACACGTACTAATCAATACCGAGTGGGGTGCATTCGGTGACAACGGTGCGCTGGATTTTGTGCGGACAGAGTACGATCGCGAGATCGATAGTCACAGTATAAATCGAGGCAAACAGAT aCAGGAAAAAATGATCTCCGGAATGTATATGGGCGAGCTGGCTCGCCTAGCCATCGTAAAATTCACCAAAGCCGGTTTACTGTTCGGTGGAGTCGGTTCCGACATTCTGTTCAAGCGCGGCCAGTTCTTCACTAAATATGtgtcagaaattgagtctgaCAAACCTGGAACCTACAACTACTGCCGAGATGTGCTGGATGAGTTGGGTCTGGAACACGCAACTGATGAGGATTGTGCGAACGTACGCTTCATCTGTGAGTGCGTATCGAGCAGAGCCGCACATCTCGTGTCCGCCGGAATTGCTGCCCTCATTAATAAAATGGACGAGAAAAGTGTAACG GTCGGTGTTGACGGTTCCGTGTATCGTTTCCACCCAAAATTCCATGATCTGATGACGCAGAAAATCAGACAATTCGTCAAACCTGACATTAGCTTCGACCTGATGCTGTCAGAGGATGGTTCCGGACGAGGTGCGGCACTGGTTGCCGCCGTTGCCTGTAGAGATGCACACTAA
- the LOC131439150 gene encoding hexokinase type 2 isoform X4 yields MCEPTEEIREQCQELILTDRQVEELMRRVLIEINRGLRKETQPTADVKCFITYVQDLPNGKEKGKFLALDLGGTNFRVLLIHLKDEHDFEMLSKIYAIPQSIMLGSGTQLFDHIAECLANFMKEHSVYDERLPLGFTFSFPLTQLGLTKGILARWTKGFNCEGVVGEDVVQLLKDAIARRGDVQIDICAILNDTTGTLMSCAWKNHNCRIGLIVGTGSNACYVEKVENCENFDGYKDPSKKHVLINTEWGAFGDNGALDFVRTEYDREIDSHSINRGKQIQEKMISGMYMGELARLAIVKFTKAGLLFGGVGSDILFKRGQFFTKYVSEIESDKPGTYNYCRDVLDELGLEHATDEDCANVRFICECVSSRAAHLVSAGIAALINKMDEKSVTVGVDGSVYRFHPKFHDLMTQKIRQFVKPDISFDLMLSEDGSGRGAALVAAVACRDAH; encoded by the exons ATCCGTGAACAATGCCAGGAGCTGATATTGACAGACAGACAGGTTGAGGAACTGATGCGACGGGTTCTCATCGAAATCAACCGTGGCCTGCGAAAGGAAACACAACCGACGGCAGATGTCAAGTGTTTCATTACCTACGTTCAGGACCTACCAAATGGAAAAG AAAAGGGCAAATTTCTGGCACTCGATCTTGGCGGTACCAACTTTCGAGTGTTGCTGATTCACCTCAAGGATGAGCATGACTTCGAGATGCTGTCGAAAATCTATGCCATTCCACAGAGTATTATGCTTGGCAGTGGGACCCAGCTATTCGATCATATTGCGGAGTGTTTAGCCAATTTCATGAAG GAACATTCAGTGTACGACGAGCGGTTACCTCTGGGCTTCACATTTTCATTCCCACTGACACAACTCGGTCTGACCAAGGGTATTCTGGCTCGATGGACGAAAGGGTTCAATTGTGAAGGTGTCGTCGGTGAGGATgtagttcagctgttgaaagacGCCATTGCCAGACGAGGG GATGTTCAAATCGACATATGTGCCATTCTCAACGATACCACCGGCACTCTGATGTCCTGCGCTTGGAAGAATCACAACTGTAGAATTGGATTGATCGTCG GAACCGGCAGTAACGCATGCTACGTGGAAAAGGTAGAAAACTGCGAAAACTTCGATGGCTACAAGGATCCTAGCAAGAAACACGTACTAATCAATACCGAGTGGGGTGCATTCGGTGACAACGGTGCGCTGGATTTTGTGCGGACAGAGTACGATCGCGAGATCGATAGTCACAGTATAAATCGAGGCAAACAGAT aCAGGAAAAAATGATCTCCGGAATGTATATGGGCGAGCTGGCTCGCCTAGCCATCGTAAAATTCACCAAAGCCGGTTTACTGTTCGGTGGAGTCGGTTCCGACATTCTGTTCAAGCGCGGCCAGTTCTTCACTAAATATGtgtcagaaattgagtctgaCAAACCTGGAACCTACAACTACTGCCGAGATGTGCTGGATGAGTTGGGTCTGGAACACGCAACTGATGAGGATTGTGCGAACGTACGCTTCATCTGTGAGTGCGTATCGAGCAGAGCCGCACATCTCGTGTCCGCCGGAATTGCTGCCCTCATTAATAAAATGGACGAGAAAAGTGTAACG GTCGGTGTTGACGGTTCCGTGTATCGTTTCCACCCAAAATTCCATGATCTGATGACGCAGAAAATCAGACAATTCGTCAAACCTGACATTAGCTTCGACCTGATGCTGTCAGAGGATGGTTCCGGACGAGGTGCGGCACTGGTTGCCGCCGTTGCCTGTAGAGATGCACACTAA
- the LOC131439150 gene encoding hexokinase type 2 isoform X5, whose amino-acid sequence MRRVLIEINRGLRKETQPTADVKCFITYVQDLPNGKEKGKFLALDLGGTNFRVLLIHLKDEHDFEMLSKIYAIPQSIMLGSGTQLFDHIAECLANFMKEHSVYDERLPLGFTFSFPLTQLGLTKGILARWTKGFNCEGVVGEDVVQLLKDAIARRGDVQIDICAILNDTTGTLMSCAWKNHNCRIGLIVGTGSNACYVEKVENCENFDGYKDPSKKHVLINTEWGAFGDNGALDFVRTEYDREIDSHSINRGKQIQEKMISGMYMGELARLAIVKFTKAGLLFGGVGSDILFKRGQFFTKYVSEIESDKPGTYNYCRDVLDELGLEHATDEDCANVRFICECVSSRAAHLVSAGIAALINKMDEKSVTVGVDGSVYRFHPKFHDLMTQKIRQFVKPDISFDLMLSEDGSGRGAALVAAVACRDAH is encoded by the exons ATGCGACGGGTTCTCATCGAAATCAACCGTGGCCTGCGAAAGGAAACACAACCGACGGCAGATGTCAAGTGTTTCATTACCTACGTTCAGGACCTACCAAATGGAAAAG AAAAGGGCAAATTTCTGGCACTCGATCTTGGCGGTACCAACTTTCGAGTGTTGCTGATTCACCTCAAGGATGAGCATGACTTCGAGATGCTGTCGAAAATCTATGCCATTCCACAGAGTATTATGCTTGGCAGTGGGACCCAGCTATTCGATCATATTGCGGAGTGTTTAGCCAATTTCATGAAG GAACATTCAGTGTACGACGAGCGGTTACCTCTGGGCTTCACATTTTCATTCCCACTGACACAACTCGGTCTGACCAAGGGTATTCTGGCTCGATGGACGAAAGGGTTCAATTGTGAAGGTGTCGTCGGTGAGGATgtagttcagctgttgaaagacGCCATTGCCAGACGAGGG GATGTTCAAATCGACATATGTGCCATTCTCAACGATACCACCGGCACTCTGATGTCCTGCGCTTGGAAGAATCACAACTGTAGAATTGGATTGATCGTCG GAACCGGCAGTAACGCATGCTACGTGGAAAAGGTAGAAAACTGCGAAAACTTCGATGGCTACAAGGATCCTAGCAAGAAACACGTACTAATCAATACCGAGTGGGGTGCATTCGGTGACAACGGTGCGCTGGATTTTGTGCGGACAGAGTACGATCGCGAGATCGATAGTCACAGTATAAATCGAGGCAAACAGAT aCAGGAAAAAATGATCTCCGGAATGTATATGGGCGAGCTGGCTCGCCTAGCCATCGTAAAATTCACCAAAGCCGGTTTACTGTTCGGTGGAGTCGGTTCCGACATTCTGTTCAAGCGCGGCCAGTTCTTCACTAAATATGtgtcagaaattgagtctgaCAAACCTGGAACCTACAACTACTGCCGAGATGTGCTGGATGAGTTGGGTCTGGAACACGCAACTGATGAGGATTGTGCGAACGTACGCTTCATCTGTGAGTGCGTATCGAGCAGAGCCGCACATCTCGTGTCCGCCGGAATTGCTGCCCTCATTAATAAAATGGACGAGAAAAGTGTAACG GTCGGTGTTGACGGTTCCGTGTATCGTTTCCACCCAAAATTCCATGATCTGATGACGCAGAAAATCAGACAATTCGTCAAACCTGACATTAGCTTCGACCTGATGCTGTCAGAGGATGGTTCCGGACGAGGTGCGGCACTGGTTGCCGCCGTTGCCTGTAGAGATGCACACTAA
- the LOC131439150 gene encoding hexokinase type 2 isoform X3 has protein sequence MGVIKDNFSKIREQCQELILTDRQVEELMRRVLIEINRGLRKETQPTADVKCFITYVQDLPNGKEKGKFLALDLGGTNFRVLLIHLKDEHDFEMLSKIYAIPQSIMLGSGTQLFDHIAECLANFMKEHSVYDERLPLGFTFSFPLTQLGLTKGILARWTKGFNCEGVVGEDVVQLLKDAIARRGDVQIDICAILNDTTGTLMSCAWKNHNCRIGLIVGTGSNACYVEKVENCENFDGYKDPSKKHVLINTEWGAFGDNGALDFVRTEYDREIDSHSINRGKQIQEKMISGMYMGELARLAIVKFTKAGLLFGGVGSDILFKRGQFFTKYVSEIESDKPGTYNYCRDVLDELGLEHATDEDCANVRFICECVSSRAAHLVSAGIAALINKMDEKSVTVGVDGSVYRFHPKFHDLMTQKIRQFVKPDISFDLMLSEDGSGRGAALVAAVACRDAH, from the exons ATCCGTGAACAATGCCAGGAGCTGATATTGACAGACAGACAGGTTGAGGAACTGATGCGACGGGTTCTCATCGAAATCAACCGTGGCCTGCGAAAGGAAACACAACCGACGGCAGATGTCAAGTGTTTCATTACCTACGTTCAGGACCTACCAAATGGAAAAG AAAAGGGCAAATTTCTGGCACTCGATCTTGGCGGTACCAACTTTCGAGTGTTGCTGATTCACCTCAAGGATGAGCATGACTTCGAGATGCTGTCGAAAATCTATGCCATTCCACAGAGTATTATGCTTGGCAGTGGGACCCAGCTATTCGATCATATTGCGGAGTGTTTAGCCAATTTCATGAAG GAACATTCAGTGTACGACGAGCGGTTACCTCTGGGCTTCACATTTTCATTCCCACTGACACAACTCGGTCTGACCAAGGGTATTCTGGCTCGATGGACGAAAGGGTTCAATTGTGAAGGTGTCGTCGGTGAGGATgtagttcagctgttgaaagacGCCATTGCCAGACGAGGG GATGTTCAAATCGACATATGTGCCATTCTCAACGATACCACCGGCACTCTGATGTCCTGCGCTTGGAAGAATCACAACTGTAGAATTGGATTGATCGTCG GAACCGGCAGTAACGCATGCTACGTGGAAAAGGTAGAAAACTGCGAAAACTTCGATGGCTACAAGGATCCTAGCAAGAAACACGTACTAATCAATACCGAGTGGGGTGCATTCGGTGACAACGGTGCGCTGGATTTTGTGCGGACAGAGTACGATCGCGAGATCGATAGTCACAGTATAAATCGAGGCAAACAGAT aCAGGAAAAAATGATCTCCGGAATGTATATGGGCGAGCTGGCTCGCCTAGCCATCGTAAAATTCACCAAAGCCGGTTTACTGTTCGGTGGAGTCGGTTCCGACATTCTGTTCAAGCGCGGCCAGTTCTTCACTAAATATGtgtcagaaattgagtctgaCAAACCTGGAACCTACAACTACTGCCGAGATGTGCTGGATGAGTTGGGTCTGGAACACGCAACTGATGAGGATTGTGCGAACGTACGCTTCATCTGTGAGTGCGTATCGAGCAGAGCCGCACATCTCGTGTCCGCCGGAATTGCTGCCCTCATTAATAAAATGGACGAGAAAAGTGTAACG GTCGGTGTTGACGGTTCCGTGTATCGTTTCCACCCAAAATTCCATGATCTGATGACGCAGAAAATCAGACAATTCGTCAAACCTGACATTAGCTTCGACCTGATGCTGTCAGAGGATGGTTCCGGACGAGGTGCGGCACTGGTTGCCGCCGTTGCCTGTAGAGATGCACACTAA